A single Drosophila willistoni isolate 14030-0811.24 unplaced genomic scaffold, UCI_dwil_1.1 Seg532, whole genome shotgun sequence DNA region contains:
- the LOC111519719 gene encoding protamine-like protein 99C has translation MPNAYETIRILRLHEPARVGSGAFLNFLREFRSKNTQLDLKTSIRRGTNIWQTMNNTERSKYDYTMPSKSREATAPQDNADMCCNKKMKRKSPCPMKRPSCPKKRKPRGCPRKPACPMRKKRACAKKRKPACPKKRKPACRRKRKACRPKRRNPCAKKRVKCSKPGPVMNNGYLNFVRSFRKKHCGLKPQELIKMAARAWCSLSEDKKNRYRRMACKVTKSCRHKHRRVCTGK, from the exons ATGCCGAATGCATATGAAACCATACGAATTTTGCGCTTGCACGAGCCTGCTCGTGTGGGCAGTGGAGCATTCCTCAACTTTCTTCGGGAATTCCGTTCAAAGAATACCCAGCTTGATCTGAAGACATCCATTCGTCGGGGTACAAACATCTGGCAAACGATGAATAATACCGAAAGAAGCAAGTATGACTATACAATGCCAAGCAAAAGCCGAGAAGCCACTGCTCCCCAGGATAATGCCGACATGTGCTGTAACAAGAAAATGAAGAGAAAGTCCCCTTGTCCCATGAAGAGGCCATCTTGTCCCAAGAAACGTAAGCCACGTGGCTGCCCACGTAAGCCTGCTTGCCCCATGAGAAAGAAGCGTGCATGCGCCAAGAAACGTAAACCAGCTTGCCCCAAGAAGCGTAAACCAGCTTGTCGCAGGAAGCGCAAGGCCTGTCGCCCCAAGCGTAGAAACCCATGCGCCAAAAAGCGTGTCAAGTGCAGCAAACCTGGTCCCGTTATGAATAATGGGTATCTGAATTTCGTTCGATCGTTCCGCAAGAAGCATTGTGGTCTAAAGCCACAGGAATTGATCAAAATGGCCGCGCGTGCCTGGTGCAGTTTATCGGAAGATAAGAAGAATCGTTATCGTCGCATG gCCTGCAAGGTAACGAAGAGCTGTCGGCATAAGCATCGCCGTGTTTGCACTGGGAAGTAA